The Bradyrhizobium sp. WSM471 genome includes the window AGGTCGGCGCGTCCTACGCCAATGGCGCGACACGCATGGGCGGCCTGTTCCAGGCGCCCTTCGTCGATGCGAAGTGGATGCCGGCCCAGCGCGAGCTTGGCGGCCCGATCGACACCGATGGCGGGCCGAAGCGCATCCTTGCCTGTAGCGGTCTCTGGGGTCTGGTCGAGAGCCAGGACGGCGTTCGCGGCTGGTGGCGCGGGCTGTACTCCAACCAGGTCACGAATTGCAGTTAGCCTGCGGCCCATCCTTCGAGACGCCCGCCTCCGGCGGGCCCTCAGGATGAGGTCGTGTTTCGCGGCGAGATATCAGGCCCTCATGGTGAGGAGCCCGCCAAAGCGGGCGTCTCGAACCATGCAGGCCGAGCTCTTCTGGCATTCCGGAGCGAGGTGAAGAACTAACCCAGATTCAACTCCTTGAAGAAGTCGTTGCCCTTGTCGTCGATGATGATGAACGCCGGGAAGTCGACGACCTCGATGCGCCAGATCGCTTCCATGCCAAGCTCGGGATATTCGAGCACCTCGACCTTCTTGATGCAGTGCTCGGCAAGGTTCGCCGCGGCACCACCGATCGAGCCGAGATAGAAGCCGCCATATTTCTTGCAGGCCTCACGCACGGCCGGCGCCCGGTTGCCCTTGGCGACCATCACCATCGAGCCGCCGGCGGCCTGGAACTGATCGACGAAGGAATCCATACGGCCGGCGGTGGTGGGGCCGAACGCACCGGAGGCATAGCCCTCCGGCGTCTTGGCGGGGCCCGCATAATAGACCGGATGGTTCTTGAAATAGTCCGGCAGCGGCTCGCCCTTGTCCAGCCGCTCGCGCAGCTTGGCATGTGCCGAATCGCGCGCGACGATCATGGTGCCGGTCATCGAGACCCGCGTCTTGGTCGGGTACTTCGAGAACGTGGCAAGGATATCCTTCATCGGCTGGTTGAGGTCGATCTTGACGACCTCGCCGCCGAGCGATTGCTCGACCTGCGGCAAATACTGCGCCGGGTTGTGCTCGAGCTCTTCGAGATAGACGCCGTCTTTGGTGATCTTGCCGAGCACCTGGCGATCGGCCGAGCAGGACACGCCGAGCCCAATCGGGAGCGAGGCGCCATGACGCGGCATGCGGATCACGCGCACGTCGTGGCAGAAATATTTTCCGCCGAACTGCGCGCCGACGCCGAGCGACTGCGTCATCTTCAGGATTTCTTGCTCCATTTCGAGATCGCGGAACGCGTTGCCGTCGGGCGAGCCGTGTGTCGGCAGCGCGTCGAGATAACGAGCCGACGCCAACTTCACCGTCTTCATGCATAGCTCGGCGGAGGTGCCACCGATTACGATCGCGAGGTGATAAGGCGGGCACGCCGCGGTGCCCAGCGTCAACACCTTCTCCTTGAGGAAGGCGAGCAGCCGGTCCTTGGTCAGCACCGAGGGCGTGGCCTGGAATAGAAAGCTCTTGTTGGCGGAACCGCCGCCCTTGGCCATGAACATGAACTTGTAGGCGTCATCACCTTCGGCGTAGATCTCGCACTGCGCCGGCATGTTGTTGGCGGTGTTCTTCTCCTCGTACATCGACAGCGGCGCGACCTGCGAGTAGCGCAGATTGCGGCGCAGGTAAGCATCACGCGCGCCTTCCGACAGTGCCGCCTCGTCGTCACCGTCGGTGATGACGTTGCAACCCTTCTTGCCCATGATGATCGCGGTGCCGGTGTCCTGGCACATCGGCAGCACGCCGCCGGCGGCGATGTTGGCGTTCTTGAGGAAGTCCAGCGCGACGAACTTGTCGTTCGGGCTCGCCTCGCCGTCCTCCAGGATCGCGCGGAGCTGCTTCAGATGACCCGGCCGCAGATAGTGGTTGATGTCGCCAAAGGCCGCTTCCGACAGCGCCCGCAACGCCTCACGCGACACCACCAGCATGTCCCGGCCCAAGACCTTCTCGACCCGCACGCCCTCGGCTGTGATCTTCTTGTAGGGCGTCTCGTCCTTGCCCAGCGGAAACAGCGGCGTGTGCTTGTAGGGCGGAACGGGCTTGGCGGGATCGGGAAAGGCGGTGGGAGCGTTCATGGACCGGAATCTCGGGGTTTTGGGGCCCTCGCATGGGCCCTTTCATAGAAGCGTTCTAAGCTTTTTTGCCGCAAAGGGAAGGCGCTCTGGTGCGGTCGGGGCATCCCGATTCGGCGGCATGGCGACCTATTTTCGGCGGCTGTCGGCGGACACCAGACCCTCATGATGCCGGTGAAGACCTTGAGCGCACCCCTTGCGCTCCGCCTGCGACGACGGTTGAATGCGCCCGCTAAGGGGCTTTTCATCATGACATTGAACTTGCACGTCCGCGGCGCGATCCTGGTCGCCGCCGCCATCACCGGCCTTGTGACCATCGCCTCGCCCGCCCGCGCGGACCGCTGCGATGACAGCGCCAAGGAGCTGGCGAACCAGGTCGATCGCCTCAAGGTGAATTTCCGCGCCGCGAATGTCGTCTACCTGACTCATCCGGCGGCCAAGGAATTGTCCGTGGCTTGCCGTGGCGACAAATATTCCATCGAGCTCTATGCCAAGGGCGATCGCAAGCCCAAGCCGGAGTTCTTTGCGCTGGTAGGGTCGATGGCGGCGATCGTCTTCACCGTGACCAAGGACGATACGACCACGGGCGCCACACGCTGCCTGAAGCGGATGGGGCTCTTGCGCGGCGACAAGATCAGCATGCGTTACCGGCGTCTCAACATGGAATGCACCCGCACCAAGACGGATGCGTCCATCGCGATCACGCGCGGCAAAGACGAATAGGCGGGGCGACCCCGCTCTTTCCACGCACTCCGTCATTGCGAGCGAAGCGAAGCAATCCAGACTGTCTCTGCGGTGACAGACTGGATTGCTTGGTCGCAAGGGCTCCTCGCAATGACGAGGAGAGGCCCGAGAGCACATTCCACCGCACCGGATCCCTCGCATTTTAACGATTGGCTTGAAGGAAATTTCGCGTCTCGCGGCGCAGTGTCAGTTGTTTCCATATGTGAGGATTTGTGGATGAGCGTTTCTACCGTTTCGCCGCCGCCGATCGCGATCGTGGTGCCGAGCTACGACACGACCAAGCAGCAGGACGATCAGATCAAGACCAAGGACAACGACCCGACCTATAAGCCGCCGCCGCCTGCGCCGCTGCCGCCGGGTCAGGGTACGCGGATCGATCAGCTCGCTTGATCAGCCGCGTCGAAGATGAAATGCCCGATCCGGTCGATCGGGCTTTTCGCGTGTCCGGCCGCAACTTCGGTGAGCGCGCGCATCACTCTGCTGTGCTTTGACCATCCAGCTCGCGGTAGCGGCGGAAGATGCCCTGCTCGTTGAAGGCAATGCGGCGCCGGCTTTCGAGATAGGCCTTGATGTTCGGCCGCGCCGCGACGCGGTCGTGCAGACCGACGAGGCCCGGGATATCTGTCTCGAACGCCTTCATCCGCTTCGGAAACGCATAGCGCAGCCCCGCGACGATCTGGAACAGCGAGAGATCGACATAGGTCAGCCTGCGGCCGGTGACATAGGCGCCGCCATTGTCCCGAAGGAGCTGCTCGAAATAGCCGAGATATTTCGGCACGCGCTCGCCCCAGAAGTCGGCCGTGCGCTTCTTCGCCGGCGGCTTCTGATCTTCGTAGTAGAGCGAGGGCCCGAGCGGATGATGGGTGTCGTGAATCTCGACCACGAGATCCGTGATTGTCAGCTGGAGCTGATGCACCCAGAGTTGACCCGCTTCCGACTTCGGGGCGAGCGCGTGGCGGCCGCCGAGATAGAGCAGGATGTTCGCGGTCTGGCCGATGACGAGCTTGCCGGCTTTGAGGAACGGCGGCGCGAAGGGCGGCGTACCCTCGTGCGCGTCCATCATCTTCATCATCGCAGCCGTGCCGCGCGGGCCACGCGCCGCGTCGACGTAAGCCGCGCCCGCCTCCTCCAGCGCCAGCCGCACATATTCACCGCGGCCCTGGATCTCGGGCC containing:
- a CDS encoding fumarate hydratase, producing the protein MNAPTAFPDPAKPVPPYKHTPLFPLGKDETPYKKITAEGVRVEKVLGRDMLVVSREALRALSEAAFGDINHYLRPGHLKQLRAILEDGEASPNDKFVALDFLKNANIAAGGVLPMCQDTGTAIIMGKKGCNVITDGDDEAALSEGARDAYLRRNLRYSQVAPLSMYEEKNTANNMPAQCEIYAEGDDAYKFMFMAKGGGSANKSFLFQATPSVLTKDRLLAFLKEKVLTLGTAACPPYHLAIVIGGTSAELCMKTVKLASARYLDALPTHGSPDGNAFRDLEMEQEILKMTQSLGVGAQFGGKYFCHDVRVIRMPRHGASLPIGLGVSCSADRQVLGKITKDGVYLEELEHNPAQYLPQVEQSLGGEVVKIDLNQPMKDILATFSKYPTKTRVSMTGTMIVARDSAHAKLRERLDKGEPLPDYFKNHPVYYAGPAKTPEGYASGAFGPTTAGRMDSFVDQFQAAGGSMVMVAKGNRAPAVREACKKYGGFYLGSIGGAAANLAEHCIKKVEVLEYPELGMEAIWRIEVVDFPAFIIIDDKGNDFFKELNLG
- a CDS encoding glutathione S-transferase, whose amino-acid sequence is MKYELYYWPEIQGRGEYVRLALEEAGAAYVDAARGPRGTAAMMKMMDAHEGTPPFAPPFLKAGKLVIGQTANILLYLGGRHALAPKSEAGQLWVHQLQLTITDLVVEIHDTHHPLGPSLYYEDQKPPAKKRTADFWGERVPKYLGYFEQLLRDNGGAYVTGRRLTYVDLSLFQIVAGLRYAFPKRMKAFETDIPGLVGLHDRVAARPNIKAYLESRRRIAFNEQGIFRRYRELDGQSTAE